ACAGATACAGAAACATAATCCTAAAACCCTCTCTTTTTTTGATACCATATAATTCCATATATGAAATACTCTATTCAACTGAATACTATTCAACTAAAAGCCTCTCACGGCGTCTATGAATCTGAAAAAAAATCAAAAAACAACTTTGAAATAGATATTTCTCTCCAAGCAAACATAACAAATGCTCTTCTCAGTGATGATATCAAGGACACTATAGATTATGTGAAAGTATATAACACCATACAAGAGCAAATGCATGTCCCCGTAAATCTATTAGAACACCTCGCTTATAAAATCATACATTCCCTATTCCAATTAGACCACCGAATAGAT
Above is a window of Chitinophagaceae bacterium DNA encoding:
- the folB gene encoding dihydroneopterin aldolase, encoding MKYSIQLNTIQLKASHGVYESEKKSKNNFEIDISLQANITNALLSDDIKDTIDYVKVYNTIQEQMHVPVNLLEHLAYKIIHSLFQLDHRIDIIKIHISKLNPPIGGDCLSSSVCIEIERKCFVSLFP